From Flavipsychrobacter sp., a single genomic window includes:
- a CDS encoding T9SS type A sorting domain-containing protein, with product MSKPLYSLSLWSMIIILFAACAKKKAEQILVYPNPATTYIVFDATKTADKHKHGEVIIKNTIGDVIQLFRTNDSSLIHWSIDTVQRGVYFYTYKADKMKTQTGRIQFN from the coding sequence ATGAGCAAGCCTCTATATTCCCTAAGCCTCTGGTCAATGATCATCATTCTTTTCGCAGCATGTGCTAAAAAGAAGGCAGAACAAATTTTAGTGTACCCAAACCCTGCCACAACCTATATTGTTTTTGATGCCACCAAAACTGCAGACAAGCATAAACATGGTGAGGTAATCATCAAAAATACAATAGGGGATGTGATACAATTATTCAGAACCAATGATAGCAGCCTGATTCATTGGTCCATCGATACCGTTCAACGTGGTGTGTACTTCTACACCTATAAAGCGGATAAAATGAAAACGCAAACCGGCAGAATACAGTTTAACTAA
- a CDS encoding HU family DNA-binding protein, protein MRKADVVSSIAEKTGIPKVDILVALEAFFKEVKTSLVEGEPVYVRGFGSFILKKRAAKVGRNIKKNIAVEIPEHYIPAFKPAKEFVQSVKDSTDALLEKEKNGSLNNE, encoded by the coding sequence ATGAGAAAAGCTGATGTTGTTAGTAGCATAGCTGAAAAGACAGGAATACCTAAAGTAGATATTCTTGTGGCTCTCGAAGCCTTTTTTAAAGAAGTTAAAACCTCTCTTGTAGAAGGGGAACCTGTTTATGTAAGAGGTTTTGGTAGCTTTATTCTGAAGAAAAGGGCTGCAAAAGTGGGCAGAAACATTAAAAAGAACATAGCAGTAGAAATACCGGAACACTATATACCTGCCTTTAAGCCTGCAAAAGAGTTTGTACAATCAGTTAAAGACTCTACAGACGCGCTGTTGGAAAAAGAGAAAAATGGTTCTCTTAATAACGAATAG
- the mfd gene encoding transcription-repair coupling factor codes for MNLQVLQGLYQNDIRLKQIAAGISMPTPSQRIYLDNLRGSSINFIGTSIWQLSDVNHVFILNDKEEAAYFHNDIEHLTGALDICFFPDSFKRTGSYKELNSSHVMLRTEALTKFSKASTHKKVLVTYPEALFEKVVNPNTLSKNIINIKVGENLKVDQLMDQFVKLGFHREDFVYQPGQFAMRGGILDIYSFGNEHPYRIELFGDEVDSIRIFNPETQLSERKLLQVSILPNVESNIDETEKVSLLEFLPANTTIWAKDFNYTIGCIGKMEEELPEQIEVSDVAIDREESWIKQLSKDDFETQETWKSLLLKRHLIEWYNHSLEKITGDEISTAINFATEEQPVFNRQFELLISDLKKRTADKYTAYIFAENPKQTERLRSIFEDLDAQINFVPIPTAISHGFIDHDKKVLCYTDHQIFQRYHKYKVKQAYTKGKALTLRALRELQPGDFVTHIDHGVGTYSGLQKIEVNGNMQEAVRIIYRDNDVLYVNINSLHKISKFTGKEGTKPKVNKLGSEAWSKLKNKTKKQVKEIATDLIKLYAKRKASQGFAFAPDSYMQTELEASFFYEDTPDQSKATEDVKRDMEKPSPMDRLVCGDVGFGKTEVAIRAAFKAVADSKQVAVLVPTTILAFQHYQTFKERLSDFPCTVDYVNRFKTAKQKKETLKKLEDGEIDIIIGTHGLLGKSVKFKDIGLLIIDEEQKFGVAAKEKIRELRANVDTLTLTATPIPRTLQFSLMSARDLSIMNTPPPNRQPVHTEVLTFDEYAIRDAIYYETERGGQVYFIHNRVQSLPEMVTLLRGLCPDLEIGMAHGQLEGHKLEEALFDFIDHKYDVLCCTNIVESGVDIPNANTIIINNAHQFGLSDLHQLRGRVGRSNKKAFCYLMAPSMLTLPNDSRKRLETLEQFNELGSGFQIAMRDLDIRGAGNLLGGEQSGFISDIGFEMYQKILNEAIRELKSTDFKEVFSEEMERKNEFVNDCTIDTDLEILIPETYVESITERLSLYTQLDDIEDEEKLQQFAEELKDRFGPIPQEVTELFTTIRCRSIAIELGFEKLILKKEQLRLYFISDPESAYFQSAAFNHILTYIQTRTNNAKLKQVGKNFMLVASRMQDMDAVYQFLNSMLSTMEKEVTES; via the coding sequence ATGAATTTGCAAGTGCTGCAGGGTTTGTATCAGAATGATATCCGCTTAAAACAAATAGCGGCCGGCATCTCAATGCCCACCCCCTCGCAAAGGATCTATTTAGACAACCTCAGAGGATCTTCTATCAACTTTATAGGAACTAGCATATGGCAACTTTCTGATGTCAACCATGTGTTCATTCTCAACGATAAGGAAGAGGCGGCTTATTTCCATAATGATATTGAGCACCTCACAGGAGCATTGGATATTTGCTTCTTCCCTGATTCGTTCAAGCGTACAGGTAGCTATAAAGAGTTGAACAGCAGCCACGTCATGCTACGTACCGAAGCATTGACCAAATTCAGCAAAGCAAGTACCCATAAGAAGGTACTGGTCACCTATCCTGAAGCACTATTTGAAAAAGTAGTGAACCCTAATACCTTATCTAAGAATATCATCAACATAAAAGTAGGTGAGAACCTTAAGGTAGACCAGTTGATGGACCAGTTTGTGAAACTAGGTTTTCATAGAGAAGACTTTGTTTATCAACCCGGGCAGTTTGCCATGCGTGGCGGCATATTGGATATCTATTCTTTTGGTAATGAACATCCTTATCGTATCGAGTTGTTTGGCGATGAGGTAGATAGCATACGCATCTTCAATCCTGAAACACAATTATCGGAAAGAAAATTGTTACAGGTTTCAATACTGCCCAATGTAGAGTCTAACATTGACGAAACAGAAAAAGTATCACTGCTAGAATTCTTACCCGCCAATACTACAATATGGGCTAAGGACTTTAACTACACCATTGGCTGTATTGGCAAAATGGAAGAGGAACTTCCTGAACAAATTGAAGTAAGTGATGTAGCTATTGATAGGGAAGAATCTTGGATAAAACAGCTTAGCAAAGATGACTTTGAAACGCAAGAGACTTGGAAAAGCCTTTTGCTAAAAAGACATTTGATAGAATGGTACAATCATTCGCTGGAAAAAATAACGGGGGACGAAATTAGCACGGCTATCAACTTTGCTACAGAAGAGCAGCCTGTGTTTAATCGTCAATTTGAGTTGCTCATCAGCGACCTTAAAAAACGTACAGCAGATAAATACACGGCTTATATCTTTGCCGAGAACCCAAAACAAACAGAACGACTACGCAGCATATTTGAAGACTTGGATGCACAGATCAACTTTGTGCCTATACCTACGGCTATTAGTCATGGCTTTATAGACCATGATAAAAAAGTACTGTGCTATACCGACCATCAGATATTCCAACGTTATCATAAATACAAGGTTAAGCAGGCCTATACCAAAGGGAAGGCTTTAACCCTTCGTGCACTACGCGAATTGCAACCCGGCGATTTTGTGACACACATAGACCATGGTGTGGGCACATACAGCGGCTTACAAAAAATAGAGGTGAATGGCAACATGCAGGAAGCCGTACGCATCATCTACCGCGATAATGATGTACTGTATGTGAACATCAACTCCTTGCATAAGATCAGCAAGTTCACAGGTAAAGAAGGTACCAAACCTAAGGTAAACAAGCTAGGTAGTGAGGCGTGGAGCAAGCTAAAGAATAAGACAAAGAAGCAGGTAAAAGAAATAGCTACTGACCTTATAAAGCTATATGCCAAACGTAAAGCCTCACAAGGGTTTGCCTTTGCGCCCGATAGCTATATGCAAACAGAGCTAGAAGCATCTTTCTTTTATGAAGACACTCCTGACCAAAGTAAGGCCACCGAAGATGTAAAGCGCGACATGGAAAAGCCATCGCCTATGGATAGGCTGGTGTGTGGCGATGTGGGCTTTGGTAAAACAGAAGTAGCCATACGTGCTGCGTTCAAAGCAGTAGCAGATAGCAAACAGGTAGCCGTATTAGTACCTACAACTATCTTAGCTTTTCAGCATTATCAAACGTTCAAAGAAAGACTAAGCGATTTCCCTTGCACAGTCGATTATGTCAATCGTTTCAAAACTGCGAAGCAAAAAAAGGAAACGCTAAAGAAACTGGAAGATGGGGAGATAGATATCATTATTGGCACACACGGTTTATTAGGCAAGTCGGTTAAATTTAAAGACATAGGACTACTGATAATAGATGAGGAACAAAAATTTGGGGTAGCGGCAAAAGAAAAAATACGTGAGCTACGCGCCAATGTAGATACCCTCACTCTTACGGCAACACCGATACCAAGAACGCTGCAATTCTCCCTCATGAGTGCGCGCGACTTGAGTATCATGAACACGCCACCACCAAATCGTCAGCCGGTACATACTGAAGTCTTGACATTTGATGAGTATGCGATACGCGATGCTATCTATTACGAAACAGAACGCGGCGGCCAAGTATATTTCATACACAACAGAGTACAAAGCTTGCCCGAGATGGTGACCCTGCTACGCGGATTGTGTCCTGACTTAGAAATAGGCATGGCGCACGGACAGCTGGAAGGACATAAACTGGAAGAAGCACTTTTTGATTTTATAGACCATAAATATGATGTACTCTGCTGTACTAATATAGTAGAGAGCGGTGTTGACATTCCAAATGCCAACACCATTATCATCAACAATGCACACCAATTTGGATTGAGTGATCTACACCAACTACGTGGACGTGTAGGACGCAGCAACAAAAAAGCATTCTGCTACCTGATGGCTCCATCTATGCTTACACTGCCTAACGATAGCCGTAAGCGATTAGAAACATTAGAACAATTCAATGAACTGGGTAGTGGTTTCCAAATAGCTATGCGCGACTTGGATATACGTGGTGCAGGTAATTTATTAGGTGGCGAGCAAAGTGGTTTTATCTCAGACATAGGTTTTGAGATGTACCAGAAAATACTCAATGAAGCTATCAGAGAATTGAAGAGTACAGACTTCAAAGAAGTTTTCTCTGAAGAGATGGAACGCAAAAATGAGTTTGTCAACGACTGTACTATTGATACCGATCTTGAGATACTTATTCCTGAAACTTATGTAGAAAGTATCACAGAGCGTTTATCTCTATACACTCAGCTAGATGATATTGAAGATGAGGAAAAACTACAACAATTTGCAGAAGAGCTGAAAGACCGTTTTGGCCCTATTCCTCAAGAAGTGACTGAATTATTTACCACTATACGTTGCCGTAGTATTGCTATTGAGCTTGGTTTTGAAAAATTGATCTTAAAGAAAGAACAACTGAGGTTATATTTTATTAGCGATCCGGAGTCTGCTTATTTCCAATCGGCTGCCTTCAATCATATACTTACCTATATACAAACCAGAACCAATAATGCTAAGCTGAAACAGGTTGGAAAAAACTTCATGCTAGTAGCCAGTCGCATGCAAGACATGGATGCTGTATACCAGTTTTTAAACAGCATGCTTAGCACAATGGAAAAAGAAGTGACAGAATCATAA
- a CDS encoding tetratricopeptide repeat protein — translation MRKIHYISIVAALALIAVLYWGVNTKPIKDADAAKPMANAEASGAAPTAASFDSIKLASIQLLPAHAVEEIKALEQQATEEQDNSQKASLYGSIAQLWQEHKQMPVAAYYYAEEGKLESSEKKLNFAGQLFLSIMHNLQDPSMQIWAAEQGISCLERSLEINPDNDTTKIALASGYVDGTAQPMKGIQLLLGITREEPDNVAANLMLGKMSIRSAQYQKALGRFETVLKKEPNNTEAMYMLAVVYKELGRKEEAIELLEKCKKNVDNPEFTADIDAFIKTFK, via the coding sequence TTGCGTAAAATTCACTATATCTCAATAGTTGCAGCACTTGCCCTCATTGCTGTGCTATATTGGGGCGTTAATACCAAGCCTATTAAAGATGCTGATGCTGCAAAGCCAATGGCGAATGCGGAAGCAAGTGGCGCTGCACCTACAGCAGCTTCTTTCGATTCTATAAAGTTGGCTTCGATACAGCTATTGCCAGCACATGCTGTAGAAGAAATAAAAGCACTGGAGCAGCAAGCTACAGAAGAGCAAGATAACAGCCAAAAAGCTAGTCTATATGGTAGTATAGCACAGCTTTGGCAAGAACATAAACAAATGCCTGTAGCTGCATATTATTATGCTGAGGAAGGGAAATTGGAAAGTTCAGAAAAAAAGCTCAACTTTGCAGGCCAATTATTTTTGAGCATCATGCACAACCTGCAAGATCCGTCTATGCAGATATGGGCAGCAGAGCAAGGAATTAGTTGTTTAGAAAGGTCTTTGGAGATAAATCCTGATAACGATACTACTAAAATAGCATTAGCATCAGGCTATGTAGACGGAACAGCACAACCCATGAAAGGGATACAGCTGTTGCTAGGCATTACAAGAGAGGAGCCCGACAATGTGGCTGCTAATTTAATGCTGGGTAAAATGTCTATACGCTCTGCACAATATCAAAAAGCCCTGGGGCGCTTTGAGACGGTGTTAAAAAAAGAACCTAATAATACAGAAGCAATGTATATGCTAGCAGTAGTATATAAGGAGCTAGGAAGAAAAGAAGAAGCGATAGAACTATTGGAGAAGTGTAAGAAAAACGTAGACAATCCTGAGTTCACAGCAGATATTGATGCGTTTATAAAAACATTCAAATAA
- a CDS encoding response regulator transcription factor has product MSEIKIVIADDHHILLDGLKAMLQKYKHINVVAAYDNGQDLFDNLSKTQPNVALVDINMPGLNGKEVTQKIKEFYPDIQVITLSMYDDAGHIMEMIEAGVSGYLLKNVNDKELIEAIKVVNEGKLYFSSEVSERITTMAIQQQKKLEEPEEPKLTARELEILKLIAEEYSNAQIAETLFISERTVETHRKNMLRKTSNKTIVGLLKYALSKNLV; this is encoded by the coding sequence ATGAGCGAAATAAAAATAGTCATCGCAGATGACCATCACATCCTATTAGATGGTTTAAAAGCTATGCTACAAAAGTATAAGCATATCAATGTAGTAGCTGCTTACGACAATGGTCAAGACCTGTTCGACAATCTTTCTAAAACACAGCCTAATGTTGCCCTGGTAGACATTAACATGCCAGGTCTTAATGGTAAAGAGGTCACCCAAAAAATAAAAGAATTCTACCCTGACATACAAGTGATCACCTTATCTATGTATGACGATGCCGGCCATATTATGGAAATGATAGAGGCTGGGGTATCTGGCTATCTACTTAAAAATGTAAATGACAAAGAACTTATAGAAGCCATTAAAGTAGTCAATGAAGGAAAACTATATTTCTCCTCAGAAGTTTCTGAGCGCATAACTACTATGGCCATTCAACAACAGAAAAAGCTTGAAGAACCTGAAGAGCCTAAACTAACCGCTCGAGAATTAGAGATATTAAAACTAATAGCTGAAGAATACAGTAACGCACAAATAGCTGAAACCTTATTTATTAGCGAACGAACTGTAGAAACTCACCGTAAAAACATGCTACGGAAAACAAGTAATAAAACTATTGTGGGTTTATTAAAATATGCCCTGAGTAAAAATCTTGTATAA
- a CDS encoding 3-hydroxyacyl-CoA dehydrogenase NAD-binding domain-containing protein has protein sequence MSRFSKETIVGVIGAGAMGSGIAQVAAMAGHQVVLFDTNSAALDKSKAALEKVLARLVEKGKIDSVESITSKYTYANNLAAFKDCGLVIEAIIENLDIKKKVFADVETVVSADCVLASNTSSLSVTSIAAACTKAERVLGLHFFNPAPLMALVEIVPAVQTDATIVAEAKALMSDWKKVPVITKDTPGFIVNRVARPFYGEAIRIYEEGLADIPTIDWALTELGSFRMGPFTLTDYIGHDVNYVVTETVFQSFFYDPRYKPSFSQKRLLEAGWLGRKTGRGFYNYAEGVEQPQPNKDETLGRQIVERVVAMLVNEAVDALHLNIASAEDLELAMTKGVNYPKGLLAWCDEWTATKTLSILDELYTNYGEDRYRASILLRKAAKNNTTFMN, from the coding sequence ATGAGTAGATTTTCAAAAGAAACAATAGTAGGGGTAATAGGTGCGGGCGCTATGGGTAGTGGTATAGCACAAGTAGCGGCTATGGCAGGTCATCAGGTAGTATTATTCGATACCAATAGTGCGGCGTTGGATAAGTCAAAAGCCGCATTAGAAAAAGTACTAGCCCGCTTGGTAGAAAAAGGTAAAATAGACAGTGTAGAAAGCATCACTTCCAAATACACTTATGCTAATAATTTAGCTGCTTTCAAAGATTGTGGCTTGGTGATAGAAGCTATTATTGAAAATCTGGACATTAAGAAAAAAGTATTTGCTGATGTAGAGACTGTTGTGAGTGCTGATTGTGTATTAGCGAGCAATACCTCTTCCCTATCAGTTACTTCTATAGCTGCTGCTTGTACTAAGGCAGAGCGTGTATTGGGGCTACACTTCTTCAACCCCGCTCCGCTAATGGCACTAGTAGAGATAGTACCTGCGGTACAGACAGATGCTACTATTGTTGCAGAAGCTAAAGCTTTGATGAGCGACTGGAAGAAAGTACCGGTAATTACTAAAGATACACCGGGCTTTATCGTGAACCGTGTGGCACGCCCTTTCTATGGCGAGGCAATACGCATCTACGAAGAAGGCTTGGCAGATATACCAACTATTGACTGGGCATTGACAGAACTAGGTAGCTTCCGCATGGGGCCATTTACGTTGACGGACTATATCGGTCATGATGTAAACTATGTAGTGACCGAAACGGTATTCCAATCGTTCTTCTACGACCCTCGTTACAAACCATCTTTCTCTCAAAAGCGTTTGCTGGAAGCAGGCTGGCTGGGCAGAAAAACAGGACGCGGTTTTTACAACTATGCCGAAGGTGTGGAGCAACCACAACCTAACAAGGATGAAACTTTGGGTAGGCAGATAGTAGAACGAGTAGTAGCCATGCTCGTCAACGAAGCGGTAGACGCACTACACTTGAATATTGCCAGTGCAGAAGACTTGGAACTAGCCATGACCAAAGGGGTGAATTACCCTAAAGGGCTTTTAGCATGGTGCGATGAATGGACAGCAACAAAAACACTGTCTATCTTAGACGAGCTATATACCAACTATGGTGAAGACCGCTACCGTGCCAGCATACTGCTTCGCAAAGCGGCGAAGAACAATACTACATTTATGAACTAA
- a CDS encoding COX15/CtaA family protein, translating to MQDNKKKKAVAYWLLAGVFMIIIQVLLGGITRLTGSGLSITEWKPIMGALPPMSEQEWTQAFEQYKQIAQYKYMNSHFVLDDFKFIFFWEWFHRLWARLLGVVFAIGFIYFLIRRYFDRDMVIPFVILFLLGAAQGLIGWIMVASGLNDTDLYVNHIKLALHFMAALLLLCYTLWFALKLLIPKEKVIHNTKLRNFTLINIVILAVQLVYGAFMAGLKAAMSAPTWPSINGMWVPDYLFTQSIVNNHINVQFIHRQLAYFLFTTIILWFGSATKAALKEKTSKLYTARWWPFALVWVQVILGIITVISAPKITFGQFGQYELLAQAHQLVAMFLLMSLIVALYIVKPLRKA from the coding sequence GTGCAAGATAATAAGAAGAAAAAGGCTGTCGCTTATTGGCTACTGGCAGGCGTATTCATGATTATAATACAAGTACTGCTAGGTGGCATTACCAGACTTACAGGTTCAGGATTATCTATTACCGAGTGGAAACCGATCATGGGTGCACTACCTCCTATGAGCGAACAAGAATGGACACAGGCTTTTGAGCAATACAAACAAATAGCCCAGTACAAATACATGAATAGCCATTTTGTACTCGACGATTTTAAATTCATTTTCTTTTGGGAGTGGTTCCACCGCTTATGGGCAAGATTACTGGGTGTAGTATTTGCCATTGGCTTTATCTACTTCCTTATCAGGCGATACTTTGACAGGGATATGGTTATCCCTTTCGTGATACTATTTCTCTTAGGTGCTGCTCAAGGGCTTATTGGGTGGATAATGGTAGCCAGTGGACTAAATGATACAGACCTATATGTCAATCATATCAAATTGGCACTGCACTTCATGGCCGCCCTACTACTACTTTGCTATACTTTGTGGTTTGCACTAAAACTTTTAATACCCAAAGAGAAAGTTATACATAATACCAAACTCAGAAACTTCACTCTGATCAATATTGTAATTCTTGCTGTGCAGCTGGTATACGGCGCTTTCATGGCAGGACTAAAAGCTGCTATGAGTGCACCTACTTGGCCTAGCATTAATGGCATGTGGGTACCCGACTATCTGTTTACACAAAGCATAGTGAACAACCATATCAATGTGCAGTTTATTCACCGGCAGCTAGCCTACTTCCTATTCACCACTATTATATTATGGTTTGGCTCTGCTACCAAAGCTGCGCTAAAAGAGAAGACCAGCAAACTGTATACTGCTCGTTGGTGGCCATTCGCCTTAGTGTGGGTGCAAGTAATTTTGGGAATAATAACTGTAATTAGTGCGCCCAAGATCACCTTTGGACAGTTTGGCCAATATGAGCTTCTAGCTCAAGCACATCAGCTAGTGGCTATGTTCTTGTTGATGTCTCTTATTGTAGCGCTATATATTGTAAAGCCATTACGCAAGGCCTAA
- a CDS encoding YdeI/OmpD-associated family protein, with protein MAMTKDIETYFIDGCGRCSLFGTLECKVKTWQKELKLLRKLVLSCGLTEEIKWGQPCYTYNGNNVLFVTCFKDFACISFFKGALLNDTEQILSAPGENSQAVRLIKYTNAKDIVAQEATIKAYIYEAIEIEKAGLKVALKKEQDPIPEELQAMMDKDAKLKAAFEALTPGRQRGYILHFSAPKQSKTRISRIEKCIPKIMSGKGFHDR; from the coding sequence ATGGCGATGACAAAAGATATAGAAACCTATTTTATTGACGGCTGTGGACGCTGCTCCTTATTTGGCACACTTGAGTGCAAGGTAAAAACATGGCAAAAGGAATTAAAGCTATTAAGAAAGCTGGTACTCAGCTGTGGACTCACAGAAGAAATCAAATGGGGACAACCTTGCTATACATACAACGGCAATAATGTACTATTTGTCACCTGCTTTAAAGACTTTGCCTGCATCAGCTTTTTCAAAGGGGCACTGCTCAACGATACAGAACAGATATTATCTGCACCTGGCGAAAACTCACAGGCAGTACGCCTTATCAAATACACCAATGCTAAGGATATAGTAGCGCAAGAGGCCACTATAAAAGCCTATATCTACGAAGCCATAGAAATAGAAAAAGCAGGGCTGAAAGTAGCGCTTAAAAAAGAGCAAGACCCCATACCCGAGGAGCTGCAAGCCATGATGGATAAAGATGCAAAACTAAAAGCAGCTTTTGAAGCCCTGACACCAGGCAGACAGCGCGGGTACATACTACACTTTTCTGCACCTAAGCAGTCCAAAACTCGCATCTCAAGAATTGAAAAGTGCATTCCTAAAATCATGTCTGGGAAAGGGTTTCATGATAGGTGA
- a CDS encoding Rne/Rng family ribonuclease, translating to MNKELIINTSDNGVEIALLEDKKLVELHIEEGQNEFAVGDLYLGKVKKLMPGLNAAFVDVGYEKDAFLHYTDLSPYFRSLLKFSKLSLDGNTPWGSNFGAFKNEPEILKTGKITEVFNQKPEILVQILKEPISAKGPRLSCEISLPGRFVVMTPFNNVVAISRKIHSADERKRLQKIVEAIKPKNFGVIVRTAAEGKNTAELHTDMLELANMWKSIQENLKGAHAPKIILSEQDKATSILRDLLSDSFQGIVVNDKKLLNETKDYIARIAPEQEKIVSYHSGNNSLFDQYGITKQVKASFGKTVNLNSGAYLIIEHTEALHVVDVNSGTRSAEHGQEQNALITNLEAAEEIARQMRLRDLGGIIIIDFIDMKLADNKKKVLEELEKHMAHDRARHTILPISKFGLMQITRQRLRPEINISTSEVCPSCAGTGKIGPSILIADDIEKDLKYLINQGHRSLELRVHPVIEAYLTKGGFFKKSILAKWNAKHKLKLKVVIDNNTAITQYQFYDRKTEDIIKM from the coding sequence ATGAACAAAGAACTTATTATTAATACTTCTGATAATGGTGTTGAAATAGCATTGTTAGAAGATAAGAAGCTTGTAGAGCTTCATATCGAAGAAGGGCAAAATGAATTTGCCGTCGGAGATTTGTACCTGGGCAAGGTCAAAAAACTGATGCCTGGTCTTAACGCTGCTTTTGTAGATGTTGGGTACGAGAAAGATGCTTTTCTACACTATACAGATCTTAGTCCTTATTTCAGATCATTATTAAAATTCTCAAAATTGTCCCTGGATGGAAACACACCTTGGGGCAGCAATTTTGGAGCATTTAAAAATGAGCCCGAGATACTTAAAACAGGTAAGATAACAGAGGTTTTCAACCAAAAACCTGAAATTTTAGTTCAAATACTAAAAGAACCCATATCTGCTAAAGGACCTAGACTAAGTTGCGAAATATCTTTACCCGGTAGGTTTGTAGTAATGACACCATTTAATAATGTGGTGGCAATTTCTCGAAAAATACATTCTGCAGACGAGCGTAAGCGATTGCAAAAAATTGTAGAAGCTATCAAGCCGAAAAATTTCGGTGTAATAGTACGTACTGCAGCTGAAGGCAAGAATACTGCTGAACTTCACACAGACATGCTGGAACTGGCAAATATGTGGAAGTCGATACAAGAGAATCTCAAAGGTGCACACGCACCTAAAATAATATTGAGTGAGCAAGATAAAGCCACCTCAATATTAAGAGATTTGTTGAGTGATAGTTTTCAAGGGATAGTAGTAAACGATAAGAAACTACTTAATGAGACCAAAGACTATATAGCACGTATTGCCCCAGAGCAAGAGAAAATAGTGTCTTATCACAGTGGTAATAACAGCTTGTTTGACCAATATGGTATTACAAAACAAGTAAAAGCTTCTTTTGGTAAGACAGTAAATCTTAACAGTGGTGCGTATCTAATCATAGAGCATACTGAGGCGCTACACGTAGTAGACGTAAATAGTGGTACACGTAGTGCAGAGCATGGGCAAGAGCAAAATGCCTTGATCACTAACTTGGAGGCTGCTGAAGAGATCGCCAGACAAATGCGCTTGCGAGATCTTGGTGGTATCATTATCATCGACTTTATAGACATGAAGTTGGCTGATAATAAAAAGAAAGTGTTGGAAGAGTTGGAAAAGCATATGGCTCACGATAGGGCAAGGCATACAATATTGCCGATCTCTAAGTTTGGCTTGATGCAGATAACACGCCAACGCTTACGCCCTGAAATTAATATCAGCACTTCTGAGGTTTGCCCTTCTTGTGCAGGTACTGGAAAGATAGGTCCTTCTATTCTTATTGCCGATGATATTGAAAAAGATCTGAAGTATCTTATCAATCAAGGGCATAGAAGCTTGGAGCTACGTGTGCATCCTGTAATAGAAGCTTACCTGACGAAAGGTGGTTTCTTCAAGAAATCTATATTGGCCAAGTGGAATGCTAAACACAAACTGAAATTGAAAGTGGTTATTGATAATAATACTGCTATCACACAATATCAGTTTTACGATAGAAAAACCGAAGACATTATAAAGATGTAA